Proteins encoded by one window of Akkermansia muciniphila ATCC BAA-835:
- a CDS encoding LicD family protein gives MVLCNLPYRLREIAGRIAKKCRRRKDRSLEAKLEDIRNLLIYNHPISSVPPATGKLRLLQDGNTVLLALFARKCRENGLRYWLDYGTLLGAVRHRGFIPWDDDLDVSMMRPEFDRLLELLPVLFPREEGFTWNRHAFLQIGYEGTPLNLDVYPYHFYAESLSSPEQHEKLDRLLSGFKKDVVLVGSRMNLTDGQVQEKIRQDILEGRDAAGEDEAPGIFLSPAITFTKNTHLSYETFFPLGSAEFEGIIFSVPNHARQYLQFFYGDYLSYPERIQFKHPSVKAMVEKVPFEAAVNRFIDVYGKRIDALMP, from the coding sequence ATGGTGCTTTGCAATCTTCCCTACCGTTTGCGGGAAATCGCCGGACGGATTGCGAAGAAATGCAGGAGAAGGAAAGACCGGTCTCTTGAAGCGAAGCTGGAGGATATTCGCAATTTGCTTATTTATAACCACCCTATTTCCTCAGTTCCCCCGGCGACGGGGAAGTTGAGGCTCCTTCAGGACGGCAATACGGTTTTGCTGGCCCTTTTTGCGCGCAAATGCCGGGAAAACGGACTGCGGTACTGGCTGGATTACGGCACTTTGCTGGGGGCGGTAAGGCACAGGGGCTTTATTCCGTGGGATGATGATCTGGATGTGAGCATGATGAGGCCGGAGTTCGACCGCCTGCTGGAACTGCTTCCCGTTCTTTTCCCCCGTGAGGAAGGATTTACCTGGAACAGGCACGCCTTTCTGCAAATAGGATATGAGGGCACCCCCCTCAACCTTGATGTGTATCCCTATCATTTTTATGCAGAGAGTCTTTCATCTCCGGAACAGCATGAAAAGCTGGACAGGCTTTTGAGCGGATTTAAGAAAGACGTGGTGCTGGTAGGTTCCAGGATGAACCTGACCGATGGGCAGGTTCAGGAGAAAATCCGCCAGGATATTCTGGAAGGAAGGGATGCTGCCGGGGAAGATGAAGCCCCCGGGATTTTTCTTTCTCCTGCCATTACGTTTACAAAAAACACGCACCTTTCCTATGAAACGTTCTTTCCCCTTGGCTCCGCAGAATTTGAGGGGATAATATTTTCCGTGCCCAACCATGCCCGCCAGTACCTGCAATTTTTTTACGGCGACTATCTGTCTTATCCGGAACGCATCCAGTTCAAGCATCCTTCCGTGAAGGCCATGGTGGAGAAGGTTCCCTTTGAGGCGGCGGTCAACCGTTTCATTGACGTTTACGGAAAGCGGATTGATGCGCTCATGCCATGA
- a CDS encoding SufE family protein, with translation MNYEERLQDLLDELDLFQDWTERYEYIISLGKKLPRLDEAYKTENSLIKGCQSRVWLHTEPDNGVLKLYADSDSLITKGLIAVFIRLLSGLPPEEILKADMSKLDKTGLKDHLAPTRANALNSMAAQIKQAAMKMAEHH, from the coding sequence ATGAACTACGAAGAACGCCTGCAAGACCTGCTGGATGAACTGGATTTGTTCCAGGACTGGACGGAACGCTACGAATACATCATCAGCCTGGGTAAAAAATTGCCCAGGCTGGATGAAGCTTACAAAACGGAGAACTCCCTCATCAAGGGATGCCAATCCCGCGTATGGCTTCACACGGAACCGGACAACGGCGTACTGAAACTGTACGCAGACAGCGATTCCCTCATCACCAAGGGCCTCATTGCCGTCTTCATCCGGCTGCTTTCCGGCCTGCCTCCGGAAGAAATTCTGAAGGCGGACATGTCCAAGCTGGACAAAACCGGCCTGAAGGACCACCTGGCGCCCACCAGGGCGAACGCCCTCAACTCCATGGCGGCCCAGATCAAGCAGGCCGCCATGAAAATGGCGGAACACCATTGA
- a CDS encoding PEGA domain-containing protein — translation MTHGLFPHLLLLSAFCGASLSCSSSSRDITIRSIPSGASLRVNGDYAGQAPVTLSLNRHKPVHVAADKPGFLSTEKTFYPEMTTQGAILWGRNNEKSKDFKTDILTIRLKKADSGAPPLRELPAQW, via the coding sequence ATGACTCACGGCCTTTTCCCGCATCTTCTCCTGCTCTCCGCATTCTGCGGCGCAAGCCTCTCATGCAGCAGTTCTTCCCGGGACATCACCATCCGCAGCATTCCTTCTGGAGCCAGCCTGCGAGTAAACGGAGACTACGCCGGCCAGGCACCCGTCACGCTCTCCCTGAACAGGCACAAGCCCGTGCATGTTGCGGCGGATAAACCGGGCTTCCTTTCCACGGAAAAAACGTTTTATCCGGAAATGACCACGCAAGGTGCCATTTTGTGGGGCCGCAACAACGAGAAGTCCAAAGACTTTAAAACAGACATCCTGACCATCCGCCTGAAAAAGGCGGACTCAGGAGCGCCCCCCTTGCGGGAACTTCCCGCGCAGTGGTAA
- a CDS encoding NAD/NADP octopine/nopaline dehydrogenase family protein, whose amino-acid sequence MNTISTPVIGICGGGNLAHAMAGWLGTRGLHVNILTRNPNQWGKSLSAIFPNGTTHHAPLGHISNHPETLKDCNLVLVAVPRFGIREVCHRIKPYLHREQGLVIVPGTPEVMEMAEDPSWTSTVSLMGIYKVPLICRTQEYGHSVSILGSRPLNRIWVAPGNNAEHWSAMLETLFDTPLTHLSSPWPFLLTNSNPLLHPSRCMSLFRHYREGTFYDKQFLFYEEWTEEASELYIQADRELLTLCSCCPGMEIGKDIIPVLDYYESRNAVELTKKIQSIPAFHGVKAPMTRRKQGWIPDFSSRYFTEDVPLGTKPICYLAEQLNIPVPTLQSFVEWNTSILNRFSPFRKK is encoded by the coding sequence ATGAATACAATTTCCACTCCTGTCATAGGCATTTGCGGCGGCGGCAACCTGGCCCATGCCATGGCGGGATGGCTGGGTACACGCGGCCTACATGTCAATATCCTAACCCGAAACCCTAATCAATGGGGAAAAAGTCTCTCCGCTATCTTTCCAAACGGTACTACGCACCATGCTCCCCTAGGGCATATCAGCAACCATCCGGAAACATTGAAAGACTGCAACCTTGTGCTGGTGGCGGTTCCCCGCTTTGGCATTCGGGAGGTATGCCACCGCATTAAACCCTATCTGCATCGAGAACAGGGGCTCGTTATTGTACCCGGTACTCCGGAGGTCATGGAGATGGCAGAAGATCCCTCTTGGACTTCCACCGTCAGCCTGATGGGAATATACAAGGTTCCCCTGATTTGTCGGACGCAGGAATATGGACATTCCGTCTCCATTCTCGGAAGCCGCCCTCTTAACAGGATATGGGTAGCCCCAGGAAATAATGCCGAACATTGGTCCGCCATGTTGGAAACCTTATTTGACACTCCTCTGACTCATCTTTCTTCTCCCTGGCCCTTTCTGTTGACCAACTCCAACCCCCTTCTCCACCCTTCCCGCTGCATGAGTCTGTTTCGCCACTACAGGGAAGGAACGTTTTATGACAAGCAGTTTCTTTTTTATGAAGAATGGACGGAGGAGGCCAGTGAGTTGTACATCCAGGCAGATAGAGAACTTCTGACCCTCTGTTCCTGTTGTCCCGGCATGGAAATCGGAAAGGACATCATTCCCGTCCTAGATTATTATGAATCCAGAAATGCCGTAGAGTTGACTAAAAAGATTCAATCTATTCCGGCATTCCATGGGGTTAAAGCTCCCATGACCCGCCGGAAACAAGGATGGATTCCCGATTTTTCTTCCCGTTACTTTACGGAAGATGTTCCTCTGGGCACCAAACCCATTTGCTATCTGGCGGAGCAATTAAACATTCCGGTTCCTACACTCCAGTCCTTTGTGGAATGGAACACCTCCATACTGAACAGATTCTCCCCATTTCGGAAGAAATAA
- a CDS encoding LicD family protein: MKLPSFITAGRTGKLVRGKHWWVTEVRCCGLKVLSSCTDRKKRFIRFFGIPCGRFKVGREGEASQLGKLVKATVRAEEMPQASGVLRIVQQAMTCFLNEVAGILEEGGYPYWLDFGTLLGAVRHRGFIPWDDDLDISMLREDYERLRANAAGLFGSRGFSVSMDPFIQIGLPGTLCNVDIFPYDTAPAAWSPDAPEEREWLLRGYKASGMLDYEADSSCRYRTRCSYEEKMAIRDRVVMGGRRPADGGNIFLGFEIPFAGPCRHSFRHEWLFPLSRVRFEGRDFPAPRIPEMVLYGQYGDWGVLPDSPPVHFDLNHISKEVLARMMYMRDTGRLPGRD, translated from the coding sequence ATGAAGCTGCCATCATTCATTACCGCCGGAAGGACTGGAAAATTAGTAAGGGGAAAGCATTGGTGGGTGACGGAAGTCCGGTGCTGCGGCCTGAAAGTGCTTTCTTCCTGCACGGATAGGAAAAAGCGTTTCATCCGTTTTTTCGGTATTCCATGCGGACGGTTCAAGGTGGGCCGGGAAGGTGAAGCCTCCCAATTGGGCAAACTGGTAAAAGCTACCGTTCGGGCCGAGGAGATGCCCCAGGCGTCCGGAGTGCTGAGGATTGTGCAGCAGGCCATGACCTGTTTTTTGAATGAAGTGGCCGGAATTCTTGAGGAGGGCGGTTATCCGTACTGGCTTGATTTCGGGACGCTGCTGGGCGCGGTGCGGCACCGGGGCTTTATCCCCTGGGATGACGACCTGGATATTTCCATGCTGCGTGAAGATTATGAAAGGTTGAGGGCGAACGCCGCCGGGCTTTTCGGTTCGCGCGGTTTCTCCGTCAGTATGGATCCGTTCATCCAGATAGGGTTGCCGGGCACGTTGTGCAATGTGGACATTTTCCCGTATGACACGGCCCCTGCCGCGTGGTCTCCGGATGCTCCTGAAGAAAGGGAGTGGCTGCTGCGCGGTTACAAGGCATCCGGAATGCTTGATTATGAGGCAGATTCCTCCTGCCGCTACCGGACGCGGTGTTCTTATGAGGAAAAGATGGCGATCCGGGACCGGGTGGTGATGGGAGGACGGCGGCCGGCGGATGGAGGAAACATTTTCCTGGGATTTGAGATTCCTTTTGCCGGCCCGTGCCGCCATTCCTTCCGCCATGAATGGCTGTTTCCGCTTTCCCGCGTTCGGTTTGAGGGGAGGGATTTCCCGGCCCCCAGGATTCCTGAAATGGTGTTGTACGGCCAGTACGGGGACTGGGGAGTGCTGCCGGATTCTCCCCCTGTGCATTTTGATTTGAACCACATTTCCAAGGAGGTTCTGGCCAGGATGATGTACATGCGTGATACGGGGCGCCTTCCCGGGCGCGATTAA
- the argF gene encoding ornithine carbamoyltransferase: MNNLLSIEQLTGDEIRDLLALGHRLKAERGHHERLPLKGQTWALIFSKSSTRTRVSFEVGISELGGRPMFLSVHDIQLGRGEPIKDTARVLGRMIHGAAIRTYGQQEVEEFASFSGIPTINALTDEEHPCQILADLLTIEEIYGPGSWKDMKIAFVGDGDNNMSRSWMWAAKRLGFTLAIGAPTNYLPLEDFRRHLDCENVIFTTDPVEAVKGASVINTDVWLSMGQESEGLSKEKHFYPYQVNRELLEHAASGHSVFHCLPAYRGKEITEDVLEHFAPVIFREAENRVHAQKAVLATLADARRG, from the coding sequence ATGAACAACCTCCTTTCCATCGAACAGCTTACCGGAGACGAAATCCGGGACCTGCTCGCCCTGGGCCACCGGCTTAAGGCGGAACGCGGCCATCACGAACGCCTTCCCCTGAAGGGGCAGACCTGGGCGCTCATCTTTTCCAAATCCTCCACCCGCACCCGCGTTTCCTTTGAAGTGGGCATCAGTGAACTGGGGGGCCGTCCCATGTTCCTTTCCGTCCATGACATCCAGCTCGGGCGTGGAGAGCCCATCAAGGATACGGCCCGCGTGCTGGGACGTATGATCCACGGCGCCGCCATCCGGACTTACGGACAGCAGGAGGTGGAGGAATTCGCCAGCTTTTCCGGCATTCCCACCATCAATGCCCTGACGGACGAGGAGCACCCCTGCCAGATCCTGGCGGACCTGCTTACCATTGAGGAAATCTACGGCCCCGGTTCCTGGAAGGATATGAAAATCGCCTTCGTGGGGGACGGGGACAACAACATGTCCCGCTCTTGGATGTGGGCGGCCAAGAGGCTGGGCTTTACGCTCGCCATCGGAGCCCCTACCAATTACCTTCCCCTGGAAGACTTCCGCAGGCATCTGGACTGCGAGAACGTCATCTTCACCACGGACCCCGTGGAAGCCGTCAAGGGAGCTTCCGTCATCAACACGGATGTCTGGCTTTCCATGGGCCAGGAATCGGAAGGACTGTCCAAGGAAAAACACTTCTACCCCTACCAGGTGAACAGGGAGCTGCTGGAACATGCCGCCTCCGGCCACTCCGTTTTCCACTGCCTGCCCGCCTACCGCGGCAAGGAAATCACGGAAGACGTGCTGGAACATTTTGCTCCCGTTATCTTCCGGGAAGCGGAAAACAGGGTGCATGCCCAGAAAGCCGTGCTCGCCACGCTTGCAGACGCCCGCCGGGGATAA
- a CDS encoding Gfo/Idh/MocA family oxidoreductase, whose translation MKTVITYGTFDLLHTGHVNLLKRARKLGDRLIVGVTTDSYDQSRGKLNVMESLEERMENVRKTGLADLIIKEELEGQKIHDIRKYGADVFVIGSDWSGKFDYLRDYCEVVYLERTKGVSSTDLRSARNPIVYMGIAGHGRIAGRFLRESKYVSNIEITAVFGRNEEKVRRFAEFHALLEYYTEYEQFLDRVHAVYIAVPHHLHYEMARRALLRGKHVLCEKPLALAREEAEELFRLAEEKGVVLLEALKTAFCPAFQQLTSLAGSGIIGSIKAVDATFTKLIEDEAAREYDPMQAGGAWTELGSYPAFVIGKLLGTEPRRIRFVTCRKPHTGVDVFTRAEFLYSNAVATATAAIGAKQEGDLCITGTEGYIYVPAPWWKTEMFEVRFEDARLNRKYFANFEGDGLRYELGAFLRLIHGCQHGNRLLTREDSVFMADVASRFRRGYCVEEIS comes from the coding sequence ATGAAAACGGTTATTACTTACGGAACCTTTGATTTGCTGCACACGGGGCACGTGAATCTGCTGAAGAGAGCCCGGAAACTGGGGGACCGGCTCATCGTCGGCGTGACTACGGACAGTTACGACCAGAGCCGCGGCAAGCTGAATGTCATGGAGAGCCTGGAGGAACGCATGGAAAATGTGCGGAAAACCGGTCTGGCGGATCTCATTATTAAGGAAGAACTAGAAGGGCAGAAGATTCATGACATACGGAAGTACGGGGCGGATGTTTTTGTGATTGGCTCCGACTGGTCGGGGAAATTTGACTATCTTCGCGATTATTGTGAGGTGGTTTACCTGGAACGCACCAAGGGCGTTTCTTCAACAGACCTCCGTTCCGCCCGGAATCCCATTGTATATATGGGAATTGCAGGTCACGGGCGCATAGCGGGCCGTTTTCTCCGGGAGTCCAAATATGTCAGCAATATTGAAATAACAGCCGTTTTCGGAAGGAATGAGGAGAAAGTCCGCCGTTTTGCAGAGTTCCACGCTCTGCTGGAATATTATACGGAATACGAACAGTTTCTGGACCGGGTTCATGCCGTTTATATTGCCGTCCCCCATCATCTCCATTATGAAATGGCCAGGAGGGCCCTGTTGCGGGGGAAGCATGTATTGTGCGAGAAGCCTCTTGCCCTTGCCCGGGAGGAGGCGGAAGAGCTGTTCCGGCTGGCCGAAGAGAAAGGAGTCGTTTTGCTGGAAGCCCTTAAAACTGCGTTTTGTCCGGCTTTCCAGCAACTGACCAGTTTGGCGGGGAGCGGCATTATTGGTTCCATCAAGGCGGTGGACGCCACGTTTACCAAGCTGATAGAGGATGAGGCTGCCAGGGAGTATGACCCCATGCAGGCCGGAGGCGCCTGGACGGAACTGGGTTCCTATCCCGCCTTTGTCATTGGGAAGCTTCTGGGAACCGAGCCCCGCAGGATTCGTTTTGTTACTTGCAGAAAGCCTCATACGGGCGTGGACGTGTTCACGCGCGCGGAATTTCTTTATTCCAATGCAGTAGCCACCGCCACGGCAGCCATAGGAGCCAAGCAGGAAGGGGACTTGTGCATTACCGGAACGGAGGGGTATATTTATGTGCCGGCGCCTTGGTGGAAGACGGAGATGTTTGAAGTGCGGTTTGAGGATGCCCGGCTCAACAGGAAATATTTTGCCAATTTTGAAGGGGATGGGCTGCGTTATGAACTTGGCGCGTTTTTGCGCCTGATTCATGGCTGCCAGCACGGCAACCGTCTTTTGACCCGTGAGGATTCCGTGTTCATGGCTGATGTTGCCTCCCGTTTCAGGAGAGGGTATTGCGTGGAAGAGATCAGTTAG
- a CDS encoding alpha amylase C-terminal domain-containing protein: MRRPPIPGLVMADGWLQPYSRQIRDRQRLFDLKMKRINQRAGSLEEYARGYRYYGFNRDAETGAWTYREWAPAARRVSLIGDFNGWNRESHPLERNERGVWEITLPPDALAHGQKVKVHVVGADGTGRDRIPAWITRTVQDPTTYDFAGEIWMPEHPYEWRNNGFDPSRVEVPFVYEAHVGMGGEEGRVHTYREFADEVLPRIARLGYNTVQLMAIQEHPYYGSFGYHVSSFFAPSSRFGEPEDLKYLIDQAHGLGIAVLLDVVHSHAVKNEAEGLNNFDGSGGMYFLPGERGRHPDWDSCCFDYGRDEVIEFLLSNVRWWLEEFRFDGFRFDGVTSMLYFHRGHEPFGDLGAYFGSSVDLDAVAYLQLAATLIQRVKPGAIAIAEDMSGMPGLCRPVDEGGIGFSHRLAMGIPDYWIKLLKEKKDEEWSMGDMWHTLTNRRYGEPHVAYCESHDQALVGDKTLAFRLMDAEMYWKMAVDQQSLIIDRGMALHKMIRLVTLATGGEGWLNFMGNEFGHPEWIDFPREGNGWSYEYCRRQWSLVDNPSLRFKFLNAFDQAMVRLAQEARLLNNPPPFPLNIDETNHVMAFHRGGLLFVFNWSGDRAIMDYMLPVPQKGEWRVVLDTDNARFGGFGRQDVSMPHFTDGEGNLSLYLLPRTALVLKRVGSAVMARHPGRED, from the coding sequence ATGAGAAGACCCCCGATACCCGGCTTGGTGATGGCGGACGGATGGCTCCAGCCGTATTCCCGCCAGATACGCGACCGCCAGCGTCTGTTTGACCTGAAAATGAAGAGGATCAATCAGCGCGCCGGCTCTCTGGAGGAATACGCGCGCGGATACCGCTATTACGGTTTCAACAGAGACGCGGAGACGGGGGCGTGGACATACCGGGAATGGGCTCCCGCCGCCCGCAGGGTGTCCCTGATTGGGGATTTTAACGGCTGGAACCGGGAGAGCCACCCGCTGGAGCGGAATGAGCGCGGCGTGTGGGAAATTACGCTGCCGCCTGATGCGCTGGCCCACGGGCAGAAGGTGAAGGTGCACGTGGTCGGTGCGGACGGCACGGGCAGAGATCGCATTCCCGCATGGATTACCAGGACCGTCCAGGATCCGACCACTTATGATTTTGCCGGGGAGATCTGGATGCCGGAACACCCCTATGAATGGCGGAATAACGGTTTTGATCCCTCCCGGGTGGAAGTTCCGTTCGTGTATGAAGCGCATGTAGGCATGGGCGGGGAAGAAGGGCGCGTGCATACGTACCGCGAGTTTGCGGACGAGGTTCTCCCCCGGATCGCCAGGCTGGGTTACAATACCGTCCAGCTGATGGCGATCCAGGAGCACCCCTATTACGGTTCCTTCGGCTACCACGTTTCTTCCTTTTTCGCCCCTTCCTCCCGTTTCGGCGAGCCGGAGGACCTGAAGTACCTGATAGACCAGGCGCACGGCCTGGGCATCGCCGTGCTGCTGGACGTGGTGCATTCCCACGCCGTGAAGAACGAGGCGGAAGGGCTGAACAATTTTGACGGTTCCGGAGGCATGTATTTCCTGCCCGGGGAGCGCGGCCGCCATCCGGACTGGGATTCCTGTTGTTTTGATTATGGCCGGGACGAGGTGATTGAATTCCTCCTGTCCAATGTCCGCTGGTGGCTGGAAGAGTTCCGTTTTGACGGCTTCCGTTTTGACGGCGTGACATCTATGCTGTATTTCCACCGCGGGCATGAGCCGTTCGGGGATTTGGGCGCCTACTTCGGCTCTTCCGTGGATCTGGATGCCGTGGCTTATCTGCAGCTGGCCGCCACGCTGATTCAGCGGGTGAAGCCGGGCGCCATAGCGATTGCTGAGGACATGTCCGGCATGCCGGGATTGTGCCGCCCGGTGGACGAAGGGGGGATTGGTTTTTCCCACCGTCTGGCCATGGGCATTCCCGATTACTGGATTAAGCTGCTCAAGGAGAAAAAGGATGAGGAATGGAGCATGGGCGATATGTGGCACACGCTGACCAACAGGCGCTACGGCGAGCCGCATGTGGCCTATTGCGAGAGCCATGACCAGGCCCTGGTGGGGGACAAGACTCTGGCGTTCCGCCTGATGGATGCGGAAATGTACTGGAAAATGGCCGTGGACCAGCAGAGCCTCATTATTGACCGCGGCATGGCGCTGCACAAGATGATCCGCCTGGTGACGTTGGCTACCGGGGGGGAAGGCTGGCTGAATTTCATGGGCAACGAATTCGGGCATCCGGAATGGATTGATTTTCCGCGCGAAGGCAACGGCTGGTCTTACGAATACTGCCGCCGCCAGTGGTCCCTGGTGGACAATCCTTCCCTCAGGTTCAAGTTCCTGAATGCCTTTGACCAGGCGATGGTCCGCCTGGCGCAGGAAGCCCGCCTGCTGAATAATCCGCCGCCTTTCCCGCTTAATATTGACGAGACCAACCATGTCATGGCATTCCACCGCGGCGGTCTGTTGTTTGTGTTCAACTGGTCCGGAGACAGGGCTATCATGGATTACATGCTGCCCGTTCCCCAGAAGGGGGAATGGCGGGTAGTGCTGGATACGGACAACGCCCGTTTCGGCGGTTTCGGGAGGCAGGATGTTTCCATGCCGCATTTTACGGATGGGGAGGGGAATCTTTCCCTGTACCTGCTGCCGCGTACGGCCCTGGTCCTGAAGAGGGTAGGTTCCGCCGTCATGGCCCGCCACCCGGGGCGGGAGGATTAG
- a CDS encoding aminotransferase class I/II-fold pyridoxal phosphate-dependent enzyme, translating to MQAIILAAGMGKRLGALTRNNTKCMIQVNGVTLIERMMRQLDRLSPSLEKIVIVTGYEGEKLKTFLSQLDISTPVEYVDNPLYASTNNIYSLYLAKEHLLQDDTLLFESDLIFEDSVIDALLRHPYPSLALVAKFESWMDGTVVTLDEDDNIRQFIPGSKFSYKKKTEYFKTVNIYKFSREFSRTHYVPFLTAYSKALGNNEYYEQVLRVIALLDKPEIKALRLGGEAWYEIDDIQDLDIAASIFTPDREEHLRLMESRYGGYWRYPRIRDFCYLVNPYFPNKRLMSELKANFERLVREYPSGMRVNSLLAAKYFGISQEYICIGNGAAELIKALMSRLEGKMGVIYPTFEEYPNRVKPDMVVPFHTASRNFTYTADDLMEFFSGKDIGTLLLVNPGNPSGFFLPKGDVLRLCLWTKTRGIRLIVDESFVDFSCGMPDNTLLKDGILEEYPHLAVVKSISKSYGVPGLRLGVLASADRELAAWIKKDVSIWNINSIAEFYMQIFGKYEQSYVRACNRFMKERDRFMQKLSRVPFLNVFPSQANYFMCEVKPPMKARSLTGLLLKNHSILVKDCSRKKGFEGREFIRIAVRDATDNDALVRAMHAETGSEPSSTCPTNGESPFSSCSTSAS from the coding sequence ATGCAGGCGATCATTTTAGCGGCCGGAATGGGAAAAAGACTGGGAGCGCTCACCCGGAACAATACCAAGTGCATGATCCAGGTCAACGGAGTGACGCTGATAGAACGCATGATGAGACAATTGGACCGCCTTTCCCCGTCTCTGGAAAAAATCGTGATTGTTACGGGTTATGAGGGGGAAAAACTCAAAACCTTCCTTTCCCAGCTGGACATTTCCACCCCTGTGGAATATGTGGACAATCCCCTGTACGCCAGCACCAACAATATTTATTCCCTGTACCTGGCCAAGGAACACCTGCTTCAGGACGATACGCTGCTCTTTGAATCCGACCTGATTTTTGAAGACTCCGTTATTGATGCCCTGCTCCGCCATCCCTACCCCAGCCTTGCTCTCGTCGCCAAATTTGAAAGCTGGATGGACGGCACGGTCGTCACTCTGGATGAAGACGACAACATCAGGCAATTCATTCCCGGCAGCAAATTCTCCTACAAGAAAAAGACGGAATATTTTAAAACAGTCAATATTTACAAATTCAGCAGGGAATTCTCCCGGACCCATTACGTCCCCTTTCTTACAGCCTACAGCAAAGCCCTGGGCAATAATGAATATTACGAACAGGTGCTGCGGGTCATCGCCCTGCTGGACAAGCCGGAAATCAAGGCGCTGCGCCTCGGCGGCGAAGCATGGTATGAAATAGACGACATCCAGGATCTGGACATCGCAGCCTCCATATTCACCCCGGACAGGGAAGAACACCTGCGCCTGATGGAATCCCGGTACGGAGGCTACTGGCGCTATCCCCGCATCAGGGATTTCTGTTACCTGGTCAATCCCTATTTCCCCAACAAACGCCTCATGTCCGAACTCAAGGCGAATTTTGAACGCCTAGTGAGGGAATACCCGTCCGGAATGAGAGTCAACAGCCTGCTGGCGGCAAAATACTTCGGCATCAGCCAGGAATACATCTGCATCGGCAACGGCGCGGCGGAACTCATTAAGGCGCTCATGTCCCGCCTGGAAGGGAAAATGGGGGTCATCTACCCTACCTTTGAAGAATACCCCAACCGGGTGAAACCGGATATGGTGGTTCCCTTCCATACCGCTTCCCGGAATTTCACTTATACGGCGGACGACCTGATGGAATTCTTTTCCGGGAAAGACATCGGTACCCTGCTCCTCGTCAATCCGGGAAACCCTTCCGGATTCTTCCTGCCGAAAGGCGATGTGCTACGCCTCTGCCTGTGGACAAAAACCCGCGGCATCCGCCTGATCGTGGATGAATCCTTTGTAGACTTCTCCTGCGGAATGCCGGACAATACGCTGCTGAAAGACGGCATCCTGGAAGAATATCCCCACCTGGCCGTGGTAAAAAGCATTTCCAAATCCTACGGCGTTCCGGGCCTCCGCCTGGGTGTTCTGGCCTCCGCAGACAGGGAATTGGCGGCATGGATAAAAAAAGACGTTTCCATCTGGAACATCAATTCCATCGCGGAATTCTACATGCAAATCTTCGGGAAATACGAGCAATCCTACGTGCGCGCGTGCAACCGTTTCATGAAGGAACGGGACCGCTTCATGCAGAAACTCTCCCGCGTGCCTTTCCTGAACGTTTTCCCCTCCCAGGCAAACTATTTCATGTGCGAGGTCAAGCCCCCCATGAAAGCCCGCTCCCTGACCGGCCTTCTGCTGAAAAACCACTCCATCCTTGTTAAGGACTGTAGCCGGAAAAAAGGATTTGAAGGCAGAGAATTCATCCGTATCGCCGTCAGAGACGCAACCGACAATGATGCCCTGGTCCGGGCCATGCATGCAGAAACCGGCTCGGAACCGTCTTCTACTTGTCCCACTAACGGAGAATCCCCTTTTTCATCCTGTTCCACTTCAGCCTCCTGA